From Pyrenophora tritici-repentis strain M4 chromosome 1, whole genome shotgun sequence, the proteins below share one genomic window:
- a CDS encoding PpiB, Peptidyl-prolyl cis-trans isomerase (rotamase) has translation MSSTYNLEPNPTAKVVLHTTAGDLEIELFAKQTPITSRNFLQLCLDGYYDNTVFHRLVKGFILQGGDPTGTGQGGESSYDGEPFADEFHSRLKYTRRGLLGMANTGKKDDNGSQFFFTLAATPELQDKNTMFGRIAGDTIYNLMKMAEAEIREGSEDQPMYPSRVTGAEIIINPFEDMVKRVQAPARMEETKKVKKPKRKAGKNVLSFGDDAADAEAAPVAKKPKFNTKLVSAGDEKPVIKAPKPDIAIPIRKPSRKSPPRSPSPKPVPKVDAEPSPKPKARTPPRELSPESEKRAKLDRVNQQIADLKASMKRNTAIQDTGPTKKKSLLEAMVSSTTTRGRKRGAGGNAKDEQSALDILSKFKSKLDSAEPAAASKMETPALPEDSTNGNASGDANGADDEEGACDLHFIVGCQSCKAWDKQEEEESDDDAGWMSHSLTFAKDRLGKDLEWKRKNEEELLVIDPREEAKRHKAEGKGKREWDGKKLKG, from the coding sequence ATGAGTTCGACGTACAATCTCGAGCCGAATCCGACCGCCAAAGTCGTCCTTCACACCACCGCGGGCGACCTTGAAATTGAGCTCTTCGCCAAGCAGACGCCTATTACTTCGCGCAACTTTCTGCAGCTATGTCTCGATGGTTATTACGATAACACCGTGTTTCACCGCCTAGTCAAAGGCTTTATCCTGCAGGGAGGAGATCCGACCGGAACTGGACAGGGTGGAGAGAGCAGTTATGATGGCGAGCCTTTTGCGGATGAGTTTCATAGCCGGCTCAAGTACACCAGGAGAGGACTGCTGGGTATGGCAAATACGGGCAAAAAAGATGACAATGGCAGTCAGTTCTTTTTCACTCTGGCCGCGACGCCAGAATTGCAGGACAAGAACACTATGTTTGGAAGGATAGCAGGCGACACCATTTACAATCTGATGAAGATGGCTGAGGCCGAGATACGGGAAGGAAGCGAAGACCAGCCAATGTACCCGTCCAGAGTCACGGGGGCTGAGATCATCATCAACCCATTCGAGGACATGGTTAAGAGAGTCCAGGCGCCTGCGCGAATGGAAGAGACAAAGAAGGTCAAGAAGCCGAAGAGGAAGGCTGGCAAGAATGTGCTCAGCTTTGGAGACGATGCAGCCGACGCCGAGGCTGCCCCAGTTGCGAAGAAGCCCAAGTTTAACACCAAGCTTGTTAGTGCAGGAGACGAAAAGCCCGTAATAAAAGCGCCCAAGCCAGACATAGCCATACCCATCCGCAAGCCTTCGAGGAAATCACCACCAAGATCCCCATCGCCCAAACCCGTCCCCAAAGTCGACGCAGAACCATCGCCCAAGCCGAAAGCTCGCACACCTCCAAGAGAACTATCGCCAGAGTCGGAAAAGCGCGCAAAGCTCGACCGCGTAAACCAACAAATTGCAGACCTCAAGGCGTCGATGAAGCGCAATACGGCAATTCAAGACACAGGACCTACTAAGAAGAAGTCGTTATTAGAAGCCATGGTATCTTCGACTACCACAAGGGGGCGAAAGCGAGGTGCAGGGGGAAACGCAAAGGACGAACAGTCAGCATTGGATATTCTTTCAAAGTTCAAGTCAAAACTCGATTCTGCAGAACCGGCAGCAGCCTCGAAGATGGAGACCCCAGCACTACCAGAAGACAGCACAAATGGCAACGCCAGTGGCGATGCAAACGGAGCGGACGACGAGGAGGGTGCGTGTGACTTGCATTTCATAGTAGGTTGTCAGTCGTGTAAAGCCTGGGACAAgcaagaggaagaagagtcGGATGACGATGCTGGGTGGATGTCGCATTCTCTCACTTTTGCAAAGGATAGGTTAGGCAAAGATCTTGAGTGGAAACGGAAGAATGAAGAGGAACTGCTTGTTATTGATCCGCGGGAGGAAGCAAAACGACACAAGGCTGAAGGCAAGGGGAAGAGGGAGTGGGATGGGAAGAAGCTGAAGGGTTGA